The proteins below are encoded in one region of Syngnathus acus chromosome 2, fSynAcu1.2, whole genome shotgun sequence:
- the dzip1 gene encoding zinc finger protein Dzip1 isoform X1: MVRRARLDQVDSNFLGNATIENEGYLVLRDDNCLALHVEPDVNGVVYCLFQPFQDGIYYPYSSDTQGNHSSAGIPSLLNSPLSQPSVKVHSALGMAPSSAPPTILPFRFRQRRESVDWRRIHAVDIDQVISQLDVDILQEHISTVTFCSLDGERCQRCQSPVDRALIKILQLAQLTVEWLLHCQECLTLNLQAAEERLASANMQQEQLLAHLKKQEESMMEMTAELKKRNKIIRKQQTLFAPHITNSQKCAFCKKKFLSASFLQSHMQRRHPDESDMQLQSSSEEKSQIQALKLEMNSLKEQIGQQQQILEAKAAENQKLQRHVEESELQMRESEKKSQIESLKLEIKNLKDLIQHQHIIQARPTEDEKQQSKDKDLLKELDHFKAVEMVQIQAIQKLEHQQKQQDKKWEARLVKITTHYESEKNDLQKELKRLQSAMSENQEQSKRQLQEMWRKMQEKEQTIRDQREQIQNTSSNLPAKAHKVSVVGNAPAPEPKPKKVVLEELISVPQLDPIQELSEEEEDLTTIPEKKPVEKKPEPVPEKKARVPVRRNPNKTEIKRHLEQVVLTKLETVGVKPDQKKLKTKELRSILANIHTKQQSLAKKFPDYWHHRADILNTLEQQLALKKKDSNLQSLDKSRHSAQVLQTRPRASSLPSKASQGISEAIAQQAKTPQPAPRVKTTIQPKTSTPSHKTAQKEHTPKTPPFSSFVDSEGEDTDMEDTESPQQWGKPSHVTTNKQEAVQITARKSNLIQAKPAPAGLSSFNSQLSGGVNKTAAVMKIGNDNHDEIYEDDFSDVSELQEIDSRQLQSFKDQNGNVEKTSFGKENKVSELARKIESQVANKVSKKPVGGVSILPEANDEVHEFLSSDLEESSDDAHSSFEDRQGKSKPAYNSGTTVRSHDSPSTSVWDSSTGKDTSIGKAPRSGLTEAGTGSTLKSSLCYLSDICDSEDFNN; the protein is encoded by the exons ATGGTAAGGAGAGCTCGACTGGATCAGGTAGATTCGAATTTCCTAGGAAACGCTACAATCGAAAATGAAGGTTACTTGGTGTTGCGTGATGATAATTGTTTAGCTTTGCATGTCGAGCCAGATGTAAATGGCGTGGTTTATTGTCTGTTTCAGCCATTTCAGGACGGCATATACTACCCTTATAGCAGTGACACCCAGGGGAATCATTCATCGGCAGGGATCCCATCTCTCCTGAATTCCCCACTCAGCCAGCCCTCCGTAAAGGTCCATTCTGCACTAGGCATGGCTCCTTCCAGTGCGCCACCCACCATTCTGCCTTTCAGGTTCCGCCAGCGTAGGGAGAGTGTAGACTGGCGGCGAATCCACGCTGTAGATATTGATCAGGTGATAAGCCAACTAGATGTGGATATCCTACAGGAGCACATAAGCACCGTGACCTTCTGCAGCTTGGATGGAGAGCGGTGTCAGCGCTGTCAGAGCCCTGTGGACCGAGCGCTCATCAAGATTCTCCAGTTGGCCCAACTCACTGTCGAATGGCTCCTCCACTGTCAGGAATGTCTCACGCTCAATCTGCAAGCAGCGGAGGAGAGGCTGGCGAGTGCCAACATGCAACAGGAGCAGTTACTGGCCCACTTGAAGAAGCAGGAGGAAAGCATGATGGAGATGACGGCCGAGCTCAAGAAACGGAATAAGATTATACGCAAACAGCAAACCCTGTTCGCTCCGCATATCACCAACAGTCAAAAG tGCGCGTTTTGTAAAAAGAAGTTCCTCTCTGCTTCATTTCTTCAAAGTCACATGCAGCGGCGCCATCCCGATGAGAGCGACATGC AGTTACAATCAAGCAGTGAGGAGAAATCTCAAATCCAAGCCCTGAAATTGGAGATGAACAGTCTGAAGGAGCAAATTGGTCAACAGCAACAAATATTGGAAGCCAAAGCGGCCGAG AATCAAAAGCTGCAGCGACACGTGGAGGAGAGTGAGTTAC AAATGCGAGAAAGCGAGAAGAAATCTCAGATCGAAAGCCTCAAACTGgagattaaaaatctgaaggATCTTATTCAACACCAACACATCATACAAGCAAGACCAACagag GATGAAAAGCAACAGTCCAAGGACAAAGACCTGCTAAAGGAACTAGATCATTTTAAAGCGGTAGAGATGGTCCAGATACAAGCCATTCAAAAGCTGGAACATCAACAGAAACAGCAG GACAAAAAATGGGAGGCCAGGCTGGTGAAAATCACAACACATTATGAGTCAGAAAAGAACGAC TTGCAGAAAGAGTTGAAAAGATTGCAGTCGGCCATGTCGGAGAACCAGGAGCAGAGCAAGAGGCAGCTGCAGGAGATGTGGAGGAAGATGCAAGAGAAGGAGCAAACCATCCGGGATCAGAGGGAGCAG ATACAAAATACATCTTCAAACTTACCCGCTAAAGCACATAAAGTATCAG TGGTAGGAAATGCACCAGCTCCAGAGCCTAAACCAAAGAAAGTTGTACTTG AGGAGCTCATCTCTGTTCCTCAGCTGGATCCAATACAAGAGCTgtcagaagaggaggaag ACTTGACCACCATCCCTGAGAAGAAGCCAGTGGAGAAAAAGCCTGAACCCGTTCCAGAGAAGAAAGCCAGGGTTCCCGTCAGAAGGAACCCCAATAAGACGGAAATCAAGCGACATCTCGAGCAAGTTGTTTTGACGAAACTGGAGACAGTGGGAGTGAAGCCG GATCAGAAAAAACTGAAGACCAAAGAGCTCAGGTCAATTCTTGCTAATATACACACAAAGCAACAGAGCCTTGCAAAGAAATTTCCCGACTATTGGCACCATCGTGCGGACATACTTAACACTTTGGAGCAGCAGCTGGCCTTAAAGAAGAAGGACAGCAATCTCCAGTCTTTGGACAAATCCAGACACTCTGCTCAGG TGTTGCAGACGCGCCCTCGAGCCAGTAGTCTACCCTCTAAAGCATCGCAGGGCATCTCTGAAGCCATAGCCCAACAAGCCAAGACCCCCCAACCCGCACCAAGAGTCAAGACCACCATCCAACCAAAGACGTCTACACCGAGCCATAAAACTGCTCAGAAAGAACATACTCCCAA AACGCCGCCTTTCAGCTCCTTTGTGGATTCAGAAGGCGAGGATACAGACATGGAGGACACTGAGTCTCCTCAACAATGGGGCAAACCTTCACACGTCACAACAAATAAGCAGGAAGCAGTTCAAATCACTGCAAGAAAATCCAATTTGATCCAGGCGAAGCCAGCTCCAGCTGGTCTTTCATCCTTTAATAGCCAACTTTCTGGTGGTGTGAACAAGACAGCAGCTGTCATGAAGATAGGGAATGACAACCATGATGAGATCTATGAGGATGACTTTTCAgatgtcagtgagctgcaggAGATTGACTCCAGGCAGCTCCAGAGTTTCAAAGACCAGAATGGCAACGTAGAAAAGACATCCTTTGGTAAAG aaaacaaaGTGAGTGAGTTGGCAAGGAAAATTGAGAGTCAGGTTGCAAATAAAGTGTCAAAGAAACCCGTAGGGGGCGTGAGCATCTTGCCAGAGGCCAATGATGAGGTTCACGAGTTCTTG TCTTCAGATCTGGAGGAGAGCAGCGATGACGCCCATTCCTCTTTTGAAGACAGACAAGGAAAATCGAAACCCGCCTACAACTCCGGAACAACGGTGAGGAGTCATGACTCACCTAGCACCAGCGTGTGGGACTCCTCCACAGGAAAAGACACTTCCATAGGAAAGGCTCCAAGATCAG GTTTGACTGAAGCTGGAACGGGGAGCACCTTGAAAAGCAGTCTGTGTTACCTCAGTGACATCTGTGACTCGGAAGATTTTAATAATTAA